In one window of Candidatus Dormiibacterota bacterium DNA:
- a CDS encoding RNA polymerase sigma factor — translation MRSAAAPAASVLAEVFREEAGRITATLIRRFGDFDLAEECAQDALVAAMESWPRQGIPARPGAWLLTVASRRALNRIERDKRYDRKLAEVALEPRRDEEDDRLRLILTCCHPALSREAQVGLTLRAVCGFSTAEIARAFVASEETVAQRLVRAKRKIALAGIPYRAPSGAELAERLGEVLAVLYLFFNEGHLSTHGTAPFQRDLAEDATWLAALLSRLLPDEPEVLGLLALMKLHLARGDSRFTQSGELVLLADQDRAQWDATLIAEAITLIERAARLGRPGPYQIEAAITACHAEAPSFEATDWLQIVVLYDMLLALAPSPVVRLNRAIALWKVEGSAPALQELEAIAPMLDGYHLFHAAHAELLNDLGRREQARAAQRRALDLTENFSERSLLEQRLFR, via the coding sequence GTGAGGAGCGCCGCCGCACCGGCTGCGTCGGTTCTCGCCGAGGTCTTCCGCGAGGAAGCGGGCCGGATCACGGCTACACTCATCCGCCGTTTCGGCGATTTTGACCTGGCGGAGGAGTGCGCCCAGGACGCGTTGGTCGCGGCCATGGAAAGCTGGCCGCGGCAGGGCATTCCGGCCCGACCCGGCGCGTGGCTCCTGACCGTCGCCTCGCGGCGCGCCCTCAACCGAATCGAGCGCGACAAACGGTACGACCGCAAGCTCGCTGAAGTGGCGCTCGAGCCTCGACGCGACGAAGAGGACGATCGGCTGCGGCTCATCCTGACTTGTTGCCATCCCGCGCTCTCCCGCGAGGCCCAGGTTGGCCTCACCCTGCGTGCGGTATGCGGTTTCAGCACGGCGGAAATCGCGCGAGCTTTCGTGGCCTCCGAAGAGACCGTGGCTCAGCGGCTGGTGCGAGCCAAGCGCAAGATCGCACTGGCGGGCATTCCGTATCGAGCCCCATCCGGAGCTGAGCTCGCCGAGCGCCTGGGCGAAGTGCTCGCCGTGCTCTACCTCTTCTTCAACGAGGGCCACCTCTCAACGCACGGCACCGCCCCGTTCCAGCGCGATCTCGCCGAGGATGCAACCTGGCTGGCCGCGCTCCTTTCGCGACTGCTGCCTGACGAACCCGAGGTCCTCGGGCTGCTCGCGCTGATGAAGCTTCATCTCGCGCGTGGCGACTCCCGATTCACGCAATCCGGCGAGTTGGTCCTTCTTGCTGACCAGGATCGCGCCCAATGGGACGCGACCCTGATTGCCGAGGCGATCACCCTGATCGAACGGGCTGCACGCCTCGGCCGGCCCGGGCCGTACCAGATCGAGGCGGCGATTACCGCGTGCCATGCGGAGGCGCCCAGTTTCGAGGCGACGGACTGGCTTCAAATCGTCGTGCTGTACGACATGCTGCTCGCGCTGGCGCCGTCTCCGGTTGTCCGGCTCAACCGTGCGATCGCGCTCTGGAAGGTCGAGGGTTCGGCGCCGGCGCTGCAAGAGCTGGAGGCGATCGCGCCGATGTTGGACGGCTATCACTTGTTCCATGCGGCACACGCCGAGTTGTTGAACGACCTCGGCCGTCGCGAACAGGCGCGAGCGGCGCAGCGACGCGCCCTGGACCTGACCGAGAACTTCTCGGAGCGCTCGCTCCTCGAGCAGCGGCTTTTCCGGTAG
- a CDS encoding orotate phosphoribosyltransferase, translating to MPAKSLVELMARRSGHFRFESGHHGDRWLEPDLLLQRPTALRPFAIALSQRLLRHDFKVVCGPLTGGAFLAEMVAEQCDAAFAFAERFAPPPSKALYQVRYRIPNALRDGLRGATVAIVNDVTNAGSAVGGTYEDLLACGARPVAFGTLIAFGAWSTRFAHDHDLALEALERLGNNLWTPEECPLCAAHEPLEDPS from the coding sequence GTGCCAGCGAAAAGCCTGGTCGAGCTGATGGCCCGTCGAAGCGGGCATTTCCGTTTCGAGTCCGGTCACCACGGCGATCGCTGGCTCGAGCCCGATCTATTGCTGCAGCGCCCGACGGCGCTTCGGCCTTTCGCCATCGCGCTCTCCCAACGGCTTCTGCGACACGATTTTAAGGTCGTCTGTGGCCCGCTGACCGGTGGCGCCTTCCTGGCGGAGATGGTGGCGGAGCAGTGTGACGCCGCGTTTGCCTTTGCCGAGCGCTTTGCGCCGCCGCCATCGAAGGCCTTGTACCAGGTGCGCTATCGGATCCCCAATGCGCTACGTGATGGTTTGCGAGGTGCGACGGTCGCGATCGTGAACGACGTGACCAATGCTGGATCGGCTGTGGGCGGAACCTACGAGGACCTGCTCGCCTGCGGCGCTCGGCCGGTGGCATTCGGGACGCTCATTGCCTTCGGCGCGTGGTCAACCCGCTTCGCGCACGATCACGACCTCGCCCTGGAGGCGCTCGAGCGCTTGGGGAACAACCTGTGGACGCCCGAGGAATGTCCGCTGTGTGCCGCGCACGAACCGCTCGAGGATCCATCCTAG
- a CDS encoding adenylate/guanylate cyclase domain-containing protein: MLDAMVPETKYAKSGDVHIAYQVLGQGPIDLIFIPGWVTHVELAWENPHQSRFLKRLASFSRLILFDKRGVGLSDRVPSNQLPILEERMDDVRAVMEAAGSRRAALFGVSEGGAMSALFAATYPEQSAALILYGSFARTGSYLMTDEELEARLRAIETAWPDSIDPSLPAPSLSTNPGYRESWRTFMRHAASPGAAIALLRMNSQIDVRDVLPTIRVPTLVLYRRDARFGHGASAWREAGGDVITPASEANFMATQIPGAQLVELSGVDHLPWAGDTEALLGEIEEFVTGVRRGPDPDRVLATILFTDIVGSTATAARLGDRDWRNLLARHNALIRRQLERFRGQEVSTTGDGFFASFDGPARAIRCARTIAESVTALGLTIRAGVHTGECELGEGKLAGIAVHIAARIADLAGPGEVLVSSTVKDLVVGSQIDFVDRGVRALKGVPGEWRLYAVRNVADA, translated from the coding sequence ATGCTCGATGCCATGGTTCCCGAGACTAAGTACGCCAAAAGCGGCGACGTTCACATCGCATACCAGGTGCTGGGTCAGGGACCGATCGATCTGATCTTCATTCCGGGCTGGGTCACCCATGTTGAGCTGGCCTGGGAGAATCCTCATCAGAGCCGGTTCCTCAAACGCCTCGCCTCTTTCTCGCGCCTGATCTTGTTTGACAAGCGCGGTGTGGGCCTTTCCGACCGGGTTCCCTCGAATCAGCTACCGATTCTCGAAGAGCGGATGGACGACGTTCGGGCGGTGATGGAGGCGGCGGGCTCCAGGCGTGCAGCCCTGTTCGGCGTCTCTGAGGGCGGCGCGATGAGCGCATTGTTCGCTGCCACCTATCCGGAGCAGAGTGCGGCACTTATCCTCTACGGTTCGTTCGCGCGCACCGGCTCGTATCTGATGACCGATGAGGAGTTGGAGGCGCGACTCAGGGCTATCGAGACCGCATGGCCGGACTCCATCGATCCGAGTCTTCCGGCGCCGAGCCTCTCGACCAACCCGGGCTACCGCGAATCCTGGCGCACCTTCATGCGACACGCCGCCAGCCCGGGAGCAGCGATCGCTCTTCTTCGCATGAACAGTCAGATCGACGTACGCGACGTGCTTCCCACGATCCGCGTCCCAACGCTCGTGCTCTACCGCCGTGACGCCCGCTTTGGTCATGGTGCCTCCGCCTGGCGAGAAGCCGGTGGCGACGTGATCACTCCAGCCAGCGAGGCGAACTTCATGGCGACTCAGATTCCAGGTGCCCAACTCGTTGAGCTTTCCGGCGTCGACCATCTGCCATGGGCAGGTGATACCGAAGCGCTCCTCGGTGAAATCGAGGAATTCGTCACGGGAGTTCGGCGAGGACCTGATCCGGACCGGGTCCTCGCTACGATCCTTTTCACTGACATCGTCGGCTCCACGGCGACAGCTGCACGACTTGGCGACCGAGATTGGCGAAATCTTCTGGCCCGGCATAACGCCCTGATCCGGCGCCAGCTCGAGCGTTTCCGCGGACAGGAGGTCAGCACGACCGGTGATGGATTCTTTGCGTCGTTCGATGGCCCGGCAAGGGCGATTCGCTGCGCCCGGACGATTGCTGAGTCGGTGACCGCCCTCGGTTTAACGATCAGAGCCGGCGTTCATACAGGCGAGTGTGAGCTCGGCGAAGGAAAACTTGCCGGGATCGCCGTGCACATCGCGGCTCGCATCGCGGACCTCGCTGGACCGGGCGAGGTACTCGTCTCGAGCACCGTCAAGGATCTGGTCGTCGGCTCGCAGATCGACTTCGTTGATCGTGGCGTTCGGGCCCTCAAGGGGGTGCCGGGCGAATGGCGCCTCTATGCGGTTAGAAACGTCGCCGACGCGTAG
- a CDS encoding PaaI family thioesterase, translating into MTPQLPRFDEPSAFLKALGMTFESVSPDRVVAWIELGPDQHTPWGVVHGGAYTTAIESAASVGASAAVLDRGQFAVGVNNVTDFLRPHKSGRVKVVAEPIQQGATQQLWQVIITRADDGKVVARGQVRLQNVPLDR; encoded by the coding sequence CTGACCCCGCAACTCCCCCGCTTCGATGAGCCGAGCGCATTCCTCAAAGCGCTCGGGATGACGTTCGAGTCGGTCAGTCCAGACCGGGTGGTCGCGTGGATCGAGCTCGGTCCGGACCAGCACACGCCGTGGGGCGTCGTCCATGGCGGCGCGTACACAACCGCGATCGAGAGCGCGGCGAGCGTCGGGGCATCGGCGGCGGTTCTGGATCGCGGCCAGTTCGCGGTGGGCGTCAACAACGTCACGGACTTTCTCCGCCCGCACAAGAGCGGCCGCGTCAAGGTCGTCGCCGAGCCGATCCAACAGGGTGCCACGCAGCAGCTGTGGCAGGTCATCATCACGAGAGCCGACGACGGCAAGGTTGTCGCCCGTGGACAGGTCCGCCTCCAGAACGTTCCCCTCGATCGCTAA
- a CDS encoding glutamine synthetase family protein, with product MAATALTDTATAADIEAKRREVVAQAEAAGLRLVRFLYCDNDGIIRGKSAGITNLKERLETGIGLTVAMQAFTMLDHLASVDGMGPVGEIRLVPDPSTFAIAPYAPHTGTVLVDMQTLDGRPYAADGRGFLKRMIERAAEDHDLSLIAAFEPEWSLAIKNGGDNFSPVDDSGCFTTTGMNIAAPVIDEIVAALESQGLTVEQYYAELGWGQQELSIRHAPALRAADRHIIYRETVRGVALRHGRYASFAPKPWGDQAGNGCHLHFSGWNQDQSVNRFYDGSAQYNISTLARQFMAGVLDHLPALLALTCPSVNSYRRLQPQMWASAYRAWGPDNREGALRVASPFKGHEEASTNVELKASDSSANPYISLGGVIAAGLDGIERRLTLSPPATVDPYTLSDHERQAIGADRLPTSLKESIANLKRDSTLTDALGERLATSYLAVKDLDIEAFAAEDEAFEFRQHIYKY from the coding sequence ATGGCGGCGACCGCACTGACTGACACGGCAACGGCTGCCGATATCGAGGCAAAGCGCCGAGAGGTCGTGGCACAGGCGGAGGCAGCGGGCCTCCGCCTCGTGCGCTTCCTCTACTGCGACAACGACGGCATCATCCGTGGCAAGAGCGCCGGCATCACCAACCTGAAAGAGCGGCTCGAAACCGGCATCGGCCTGACGGTCGCCATGCAGGCCTTCACCATGCTCGACCATTTGGCCAGTGTCGATGGGATGGGCCCGGTTGGCGAGATCCGTCTTGTGCCTGATCCAAGCACGTTCGCCATTGCACCCTATGCTCCGCACACCGGCACCGTCCTGGTCGACATGCAAACGCTCGACGGCCGGCCCTACGCCGCCGACGGGCGCGGCTTCCTCAAGCGGATGATCGAACGCGCGGCCGAAGACCACGACCTCTCGCTCATCGCGGCCTTCGAGCCCGAGTGGTCGCTGGCCATCAAAAACGGCGGCGACAACTTCTCTCCCGTCGACGACAGCGGCTGTTTCACGACGACCGGCATGAACATCGCGGCACCCGTCATCGACGAGATCGTCGCCGCGCTGGAGTCCCAGGGCCTGACAGTCGAGCAGTACTACGCCGAGCTCGGCTGGGGCCAGCAGGAGCTTTCGATCCGTCATGCGCCGGCGCTGCGAGCGGCCGACCGCCACATCATCTATCGCGAGACGGTGCGAGGCGTCGCTCTCCGGCACGGTCGCTATGCGTCTTTCGCGCCCAAGCCCTGGGGTGATCAGGCGGGCAACGGCTGCCACCTGCATTTCTCAGGCTGGAACCAGGACCAGAGCGTCAACCGCTTCTATGACGGCAGCGCCCAGTACAACATCTCGACCCTGGCACGCCAGTTCATGGCGGGCGTGCTCGACCACCTGCCGGCGCTGCTGGCCCTGACCTGCCCCTCGGTCAACTCCTATCGGCGCCTGCAACCGCAGATGTGGGCCTCGGCCTATCGCGCCTGGGGACCCGACAATCGGGAGGGCGCCCTGCGCGTTGCCTCGCCGTTCAAAGGCCACGAGGAAGCGTCCACCAACGTCGAACTGAAAGCGTCCGACTCCAGCGCCAACCCCTACATCTCGCTCGGCGGTGTGATCGCCGCCGGACTCGATGGCATCGAGCGGCGGCTCACCCTCTCGCCGCCCGCGACCGTCGACCCCTACACCCTGAGCGACCACGAGCGCCAGGCGATCGGCGCCGACCGCCTGCCCACGAGTCTCAAAGAATCGATCGCGAACCTGAAACGCGACAGCACGCTCACCGACGCGCTGGGTGAGCGCCTCGCCACCTCCTACCTGGCCGTCAAAGACCTCGACATCGAGGCCTTTGCCGCGGAGGACGAGGCCTTCGAGTTCCGTCAGCACATCTATAAGTACTGA
- a CDS encoding nitroreductase family protein yields the protein MPDTKLIKSLRSVRQFSDREIPDDVLRDILDTGRWAGSAKNSQPWDLVVVTNRDTLTALSKCGRFAGHLAGAKLALALVMRGDDVWSGMDEGRLMQNLMLAAWAHGVGSCIGSIYPEHQQRARELLGIPENRYLRTVLSIGYPASPEALRLPPNAGIPRGRRPLDDLVSRERLGTR from the coding sequence GTGCCTGATACGAAGCTGATCAAGTCGCTGCGATCGGTGCGTCAGTTTTCGGACCGCGAGATCCCCGATGACGTTTTGCGCGACATCCTCGACACCGGCCGGTGGGCGGGATCGGCCAAGAACAGCCAACCGTGGGACCTGGTGGTCGTCACGAACCGCGACACGCTGACGGCGCTCTCCAAGTGCGGACGGTTCGCCGGGCACCTCGCCGGCGCGAAGCTGGCGCTCGCGCTCGTGATGCGTGGTGACGATGTCTGGAGCGGGATGGATGAGGGACGGCTCATGCAGAACCTGATGCTCGCCGCCTGGGCGCACGGCGTTGGCTCCTGCATCGGATCGATCTACCCAGAGCATCAGCAACGCGCGCGCGAGTTGCTGGGCATCCCCGAGAACCGCTATCTGCGGACGGTGCTCTCGATCGGGTATCCGGCCAGCCCAGAAGCGTTGCGCCTGCCGCCCAACGCCGGTATCCCGCGTGGGCGCCGGCCGCTGGACGACCTTGTTAGCCGGGAGCGGCTCGGGACGCGCTGA
- a CDS encoding bifunctional homocysteine S-methyltransferase/methylenetetrahydrofolate reductase → MASGSPKPRTHPFVERLRRGPLLGDGAMGTQLHARGVSFERSFDELNLTEPKIVEEIHRAYISAGSELIETNTFGANRIKLARHGLDNRVRDINFRAVKLAREAREISGEPVFIAGSIGPIGQQLEPIGRITIAQATAAFEEQIAALLEGGADLLVLETFTNLPELLAAVTAAKKTADLPIVAQMTFAEDGLTLSAEEPSQVVQALERAGVDVIGVNCGVGPQVALLVLEEMRQQTRLPLSGQPNAGLPARVEGRFFYFATPEYFATYARQAADLGVAYIGGCCGTTPAHIAAMRAALQPVAGAPRIRQATRSTSVPIDLNPAEQLPPTTFAQRLTQGSFVVSVEIDPPRGLNPSKCIAGAQLIKDAGADAINIGDSPMARVRMSALSLAIMIRQEVGIDTLIHFTSRDKNLMALQAELIGAHALGIRNIIALTGDPPRIGDYPSATGVWDVDSIGLIKILQRLNEGYDWLGTSIGKPANFTIACAVNPSADDLDHEIDRFRQKIEAGADVAMSQPLYDLATLERFFEKTGPLPIPFLLGVLPLQSSRHAEFMHNEVPGIVVPQQLRDRMRAAGENGIAEGLTQSRELLNDTRHLVQGVYLMPSFGRYEVVAELVRWLRHERVSASRAAPG, encoded by the coding sequence GTGGCGTCAGGCAGCCCGAAACCCCGCACCCATCCGTTCGTCGAGCGGCTTCGCCGAGGTCCGCTCCTGGGCGACGGCGCCATGGGCACACAGCTCCACGCCCGGGGCGTCAGCTTCGAGCGTTCCTTCGACGAGCTCAACCTGACCGAGCCCAAGATCGTCGAGGAAATTCACCGAGCGTACATTTCGGCTGGGTCGGAGCTGATCGAGACCAATACCTTCGGAGCCAACCGGATCAAGCTCGCCCGCCACGGGCTCGACAATCGTGTGCGGGACATCAACTTCCGGGCGGTCAAGCTGGCGCGCGAGGCCCGCGAGATCTCCGGCGAGCCGGTCTTTATCGCCGGGTCGATCGGGCCCATCGGTCAGCAGCTCGAGCCGATCGGCCGGATCACCATCGCCCAGGCGACGGCCGCTTTCGAAGAACAGATCGCCGCGCTGCTCGAGGGCGGCGCGGATCTCCTGGTGCTGGAGACCTTTACCAATCTCCCCGAGCTGCTCGCCGCCGTCACGGCGGCAAAGAAGACCGCGGACCTGCCGATCGTCGCCCAGATGACCTTCGCCGAAGACGGCCTCACGCTGAGCGCGGAGGAACCCAGCCAGGTGGTCCAGGCGCTCGAGCGCGCCGGCGTCGACGTCATCGGCGTCAACTGCGGCGTCGGTCCCCAGGTCGCATTGCTGGTGCTCGAGGAAATGCGCCAGCAGACCCGGCTGCCGCTCTCCGGCCAGCCCAACGCGGGACTCCCTGCGCGTGTTGAAGGACGGTTCTTCTACTTCGCCACCCCCGAATACTTCGCGACCTATGCGCGCCAGGCGGCGGATCTCGGCGTGGCCTACATCGGCGGCTGCTGTGGCACTACCCCGGCGCACATCGCCGCCATGCGCGCCGCGCTTCAACCGGTTGCCGGCGCGCCCCGAATTCGCCAGGCCACTCGCTCGACCTCGGTTCCGATCGATCTCAACCCGGCCGAGCAGCTGCCCCCCACGACGTTCGCCCAGCGTCTCACCCAGGGCAGCTTCGTGGTGAGCGTCGAGATCGATCCGCCGCGCGGTCTCAACCCGTCAAAATGCATCGCCGGCGCTCAGCTCATCAAAGATGCCGGTGCCGACGCGATCAACATCGGCGACAGCCCGATGGCGCGCGTCCGCATGAGCGCCCTGTCGCTGGCGATCATGATCAGGCAGGAAGTCGGCATCGACACGCTGATCCACTTCACCTCACGCGACAAGAATCTGATGGCGCTGCAGGCGGAACTGATCGGCGCGCACGCCCTGGGCATCCGCAACATCATCGCGTTGACCGGCGACCCTCCGCGCATCGGCGACTATCCGTCGGCGACGGGCGTCTGGGATGTCGATTCGATCGGCTTGATCAAGATCTTGCAGCGGCTCAACGAGGGCTATGACTGGCTCGGAACATCGATCGGCAAGCCGGCTAACTTCACGATCGCGTGCGCCGTCAACCCGTCGGCGGACGACCTCGATCACGAAATCGATCGCTTCCGCCAGAAGATCGAGGCCGGTGCCGACGTGGCCATGTCCCAGCCTCTCTACGACCTGGCGACGCTGGAGCGCTTCTTCGAGAAGACCGGGCCGCTGCCAATCCCATTCCTGCTCGGCGTCCTTCCGTTGCAGTCATCGCGGCACGCCGAATTCATGCACAACGAGGTCCCGGGCATCGTGGTTCCGCAGCAACTTCGCGACCGCATGCGTGCCGCCGGCGAAAACGGTATTGCCGAGGGGCTTACGCAATCGCGCGAGCTGCTGAACGACACCCGGCACCTGGTGCAGGGCGTCTATCTGATGCCCTCCTTTGGCCGCTACGAAGTCGTCGCCGAGCTCGTTCGCTGGCTGCGCCACGAGCGCGTCAGCGCGTCCCGAGCCGCTCCCGGCTAA
- a CDS encoding NAD(P)/FAD-dependent oxidoreductase gives MADATSPGSQNHVVVMGAGPAGLSAAYELTRHGTPVTVVEKDPRQVGGIARTLEFMGCRFDVGPHRFFSKSPEIEALWTEVLGDQIRPVSRLTRIMYRGKFFDYPIKASNAFLNLGPYETARCLVSYARARLRPVVDPQSFEDWVSNQFGRRLFEIFFKTYTEKVWGIPTSQLSADWAGQRIRGLNLLEVMRNALLPASLRGGEHAIVKTLVDSFRYPRLGAGQMWESVAARLKASGHPVRLGEEVMAVRHAGGRVLSVVVRDSAGGTLDVLGSEFISTMPIRDLIAKLQPAAPSIVRAAADALGYRDFITVNVVVDRADVFPDQWIYVHDPGVKVGRIANFRNFSSAMVDDSGLTGLGMEYFCFEQDGIWSWSDAELLDMGRRELVALGICRADEVKAGLVYRQPKAYPVYDGAYLGNVAVVREWLQRALPNLWLVGRNGMHHYNNQDHSMMTGILVARNIATGAHYDPWLVNTDAEYQEEERVGETGTQAGRQVPERIAS, from the coding sequence ATGGCAGATGCGACTTCGCCCGGTTCGCAGAACCACGTGGTGGTGATGGGCGCCGGGCCCGCCGGCCTGTCGGCGGCCTACGAGCTGACGCGGCATGGGACCCCGGTCACGGTGGTGGAGAAGGACCCGCGGCAGGTGGGCGGCATCGCCCGCACGCTCGAGTTCATGGGCTGCCGGTTCGACGTCGGCCCGCACCGGTTCTTTTCGAAAAGCCCCGAGATCGAGGCACTCTGGACCGAGGTCCTTGGCGATCAGATCCGGCCGGTGTCCCGCCTGACGCGCATCATGTACCGGGGAAAGTTCTTCGACTATCCGATCAAGGCTTCGAACGCCTTTCTCAACCTCGGCCCGTATGAGACCGCGCGCTGCCTGGTGAGCTACGCGCGGGCGCGGCTCCGTCCGGTGGTCGATCCGCAGTCCTTCGAGGACTGGGTGTCGAATCAGTTTGGCCGGCGGCTGTTCGAGATTTTCTTCAAGACCTACACCGAGAAGGTCTGGGGGATCCCGACCAGCCAGCTGTCCGCCGACTGGGCGGGGCAGCGGATCCGTGGCCTGAACCTGCTCGAAGTGATGCGCAATGCCCTCCTACCCGCATCGTTGCGGGGTGGCGAGCACGCCATTGTGAAGACGCTCGTCGATTCATTCCGCTATCCGCGCTTGGGCGCCGGGCAGATGTGGGAGTCGGTGGCGGCGCGACTAAAGGCGAGCGGGCACCCGGTGCGGTTGGGCGAGGAGGTGATGGCTGTCCGTCACGCGGGTGGGCGAGTGTTGTCGGTGGTGGTGCGCGATAGCGCGGGTGGGACGCTTGATGTGCTGGGAAGCGAGTTCATCAGCACCATGCCGATCCGCGACCTGATCGCGAAGTTGCAGCCGGCCGCGCCGTCGATCGTGCGGGCGGCGGCCGACGCGCTCGGCTACCGCGACTTCATTACGGTCAACGTGGTCGTCGACCGCGCCGACGTCTTTCCCGACCAGTGGATTTACGTGCACGATCCGGGCGTCAAGGTCGGACGGATCGCGAATTTCAGGAATTTCAGCTCTGCGATGGTGGACGACAGTGGCCTGACGGGATTGGGAATGGAGTACTTCTGTTTCGAGCAGGACGGCATCTGGAGCTGGTCGGACGCGGAGTTATTGGACATGGGCCGGCGCGAGCTGGTCGCCTTGGGCATCTGCCGCGCGGACGAGGTGAAGGCGGGACTGGTCTACCGGCAGCCGAAGGCCTATCCCGTCTACGACGGCGCCTACCTCGGCAATGTCGCGGTCGTGCGCGAATGGCTGCAGCGGGCCTTGCCGAATCTGTGGCTCGTCGGCCGCAACGGGATGCATCACTACAACAATCAGGATCACTCGATGATGACGGGGATCCTGGTGGCGCGGAATATTGCCACGGGCGCGCACTACGATCCGTGGCTTGTCAACACCGACGCCGAGTACCAGGAAGAAGAGCGGGTGGGGGAGACGGGCACGCAAGCCGGCCGGCAGGTCCCGGAGCGGATCGCGAGCTAG
- a CDS encoding Gfo/Idh/MocA family oxidoreductase yields the protein MAIGIGLVGCGRWGLNYLRAFSELDGCRVVAACDVSPDRLREAERRAPGVRTSRELHEMLAAPDVDAVVVATDATRHYEVARAVLEAGKHSLVEKPMTTDVEHARQLRDLAEQKHLVLMVGHVFRYKPGINHLQKVIGSGTLGQLEYLTFTRTNLGPIRSDVNVVWDLMTHDVSILLHLLNQRPSWVSAQGASFLSSRCEDVAFATLGFDGGVIANVRASWLDPRKVREITVVGSGKMAFFNDLETNEPLRIFDKGAMREPSYETFGEFKLVTHSGEVVSPAIPATEPLKNQCQHFLQSVTAHRQALSDGSDGLRVVEVLVAINKSIAQRGVPVMLRPALAKAA from the coding sequence GTGGCCATCGGCATCGGCTTGGTCGGCTGCGGCCGTTGGGGCCTGAACTACCTTCGGGCGTTCTCCGAGCTGGACGGATGCCGCGTGGTGGCGGCGTGCGATGTCAGCCCCGACCGGTTGCGAGAGGCCGAGCGGCGTGCGCCCGGCGTGCGGACCAGCCGAGAGCTCCACGAGATGCTGGCGGCCCCGGATGTTGACGCCGTCGTGGTCGCCACCGACGCCACGCGCCACTACGAGGTAGCGCGAGCCGTCCTGGAGGCGGGCAAGCACAGCCTCGTCGAAAAGCCGATGACCACCGACGTCGAGCACGCGCGTCAGTTGCGTGATCTGGCGGAGCAGAAGCACCTGGTGCTGATGGTCGGCCACGTCTTTCGCTACAAACCCGGCATCAACCACCTGCAGAAGGTGATCGGCTCCGGGACGCTCGGCCAGCTCGAGTACCTCACTTTCACCCGTACCAACCTGGGTCCGATCCGCTCCGACGTCAACGTCGTCTGGGATCTCATGACGCACGACGTCTCCATCCTGCTGCACTTGCTCAACCAGCGACCGTCCTGGGTGTCGGCCCAGGGTGCGTCGTTCCTCTCCTCGCGCTGCGAGGACGTGGCATTCGCAACGCTCGGCTTCGATGGTGGCGTCATCGCCAACGTTCGCGCCAGCTGGCTGGACCCGCGCAAGGTGCGGGAGATCACGGTGGTCGGCAGCGGGAAGATGGCGTTCTTCAACGACCTGGAAACCAACGAGCCGCTGCGCATCTTCGATAAGGGCGCCATGCGCGAGCCCAGCTACGAGACCTTCGGCGAGTTCAAGCTCGTCACCCACAGCGGCGAGGTGGTCAGTCCGGCGATTCCGGCCACCGAACCGCTCAAGAACCAGTGCCAACACTTTCTCCAGTCGGTAACGGCGCACCGTCAGGCCCTGAGCGATGGTAGTGATGGGCTGCGGGTCGTCGAGGTGCTCGTCGCCATCAACAAGTCGATTGCACAGCGCGGTGTACCGGTGATGCTGCGGCCCGCCCTTGCGAAAGCCGCATGA